One stretch of Chloroflexota bacterium DNA includes these proteins:
- a CDS encoding DUF4446 family protein: MEILVVILLLALIALGGWVVFLELRHQKLAAAFRTVMTGRAGADLESILMDYLARMDRVEQVAQAVEQHLVHIESKMPFLIQHVGIVRFNPFSDKGGDQSFVVAVLDDHTDGFVFSGLHSRTDVRVYAKPVVSGQSTYTLTAEEKEAIARAMKPRT; encoded by the coding sequence GTGGAAATTCTGGTTGTAATTCTGTTGCTGGCGTTGATCGCGCTTGGCGGCTGGGTCGTCTTTCTCGAACTGCGGCATCAAAAACTCGCGGCAGCGTTTCGCACGGTGATGACCGGTCGCGCGGGCGCGGACTTGGAATCTATCTTGATGGATTACCTGGCGCGGATGGATCGCGTCGAGCAAGTGGCGCAGGCAGTAGAGCAACATCTTGTGCACATCGAAAGCAAAATGCCGTTCCTGATCCAGCACGTCGGCATCGTGCGCTTCAATCCATTCTCGGACAAGGGCGGCGACCAGAGTTTCGTCGTCGCGGTGCTCGACGACCACACCGACGGTTTTGTATTCAGCGGCTTGCACTCGCGCACCGATGTGCGCGTCTACGCCAAGCCGGTCGTCAGCGGACAATCCACCTACACATTGACCGCCGAAGAAAAAGAAGCCATCGCGCGCGCGATGAAACCGCGGACGTGA
- a CDS encoding DsrE family protein: MNSDTVILFTRFGMGDAPTALQQKLAATFLTLLNQDTPPGVIAFYGEGVKLACAGSPVLEPLQNLAGKATRLVICQTCLDFLGLREQVRVGIVGGMGDIIAAMNGAAKVISV; this comes from the coding sequence ATGAATTCGGACACCGTGATTCTCTTTACGCGTTTTGGGATGGGCGATGCGCCCACTGCGTTGCAACAAAAACTCGCGGCGACGTTTTTGACGTTGCTCAATCAAGACACGCCGCCCGGGGTCATCGCGTTTTACGGCGAAGGCGTCAAACTGGCGTGCGCGGGTTCGCCCGTTTTGGAACCGTTACAAAATCTCGCCGGCAAAGCGACACGACTCGTCATTTGCCAAACGTGTCTCGATTTTCTTGGCTTGCGTGAGCAGGTGCGCGTCGGCATTGTCGGCGGCATGGGCGACATCATCGCCGCGATGAATGGCGCGGCGAAAGTGATCAGTGTATAG
- a CDS encoding glycosyltransferase, whose amino-acid sequence MKISLIITVKNEADALPRLLDSIAAQTLAPDDIVVVDGGSTDATLAVLRAAMTRLPVRVIVEPGANISRGRNLAIHAATGDIIGSTDAGVRLDAGWVEELVKPFDHRPPTADVVAGFFVPDPRGAFETALAATTLPALADIRPEKFLPSSRSIAFRKSAWEQVRGYPEWLDFCEDLIFDFDLQRAGFRFAFAPRAVAHFRPRPSLRAFFKQYYQYARGDGKANLWFTRHVIRYLTYLVALPLALVVTFVIPLVALALWLGAFCGMFFTPYKRLARMLGDLTFAERVSACAWVPLIRVTGDIAKMIGYPVGVVWRIRHRSIFK is encoded by the coding sequence GTGAAAATTTCACTCATCATCACCGTCAAGAACGAAGCGGACGCGCTGCCGCGTTTGCTGGATTCGATTGCCGCGCAGACGCTCGCGCCAGACGACATCGTCGTCGTGGACGGCGGCTCGACCGACGCGACGCTCGCGGTGTTGCGCGCGGCGATGACGCGGTTGCCGGTGCGCGTGATCGTCGAACCGGGCGCGAACATTTCGCGCGGACGCAACCTTGCGATTCACGCGGCAACTGGTGACATTATCGGTTCGACCGACGCGGGGGTGCGGCTCGACGCGGGCTGGGTCGAGGAATTGGTCAAGCCCTTCGACCACCGACCACCAACCGCCGACGTGGTTGCCGGCTTTTTCGTGCCCGACCCGCGCGGCGCGTTCGAGACCGCGCTCGCCGCGACAACGCTTCCCGCGCTCGCGGACATTCGTCCTGAAAAGTTTCTGCCCTCGTCGCGTTCGATTGCGTTTCGCAAATCCGCGTGGGAGCAAGTGCGCGGCTATCCTGAATGGCTCGACTTTTGCGAAGACTTGATTTTCGATTTCGATTTGCAACGCGCCGGTTTTCGATTCGCGTTTGCGCCACGCGCGGTCGCGCATTTTCGCCCGCGTCCCAGTTTGCGCGCGTTCTTCAAGCAGTACTATCAGTACGCGCGCGGCGACGGCAAAGCGAATCTATGGTTCACGCGCCACGTGATTCGTTACCTCACGTACCTCGTCGCGTTGCCGCTCGCGCTCGTCGTCACATTCGTGATACCGCTCGTCGCGCTCGCGTTGTGGCTCGGCGCGTTTTGCGGAATGTTCTTTACGCCGTACAAACGCCTCGCGCGAATGCTGGGTGATCTCACATTCGCCGAACGCGTGTCCGCGTGCGCGTGGGTTCCGCTCATCCGCGTCACCGGCGACATCGCGAAAATGATCGGCTATCCGGTGGGCGTAGTATGGCGCATTCGACATCGTTCAATCTTCAAGTGA
- the rsfS gene encoding ribosome silencing factor → MLEPDELARQILDWISDKQGADILMLDTRTVSYIADYFIIATADNERQMKAMSDDIQKQLKKLKVLPLGVEGTPDSGWILLDYNGVIVHLFSPALRDYYQLEQVWEKAPTVVRMR, encoded by the coding sequence ATTCTGGAACCCGATGAACTGGCTCGCCAAATTCTCGATTGGATCTCGGACAAACAAGGCGCGGACATTTTGATGCTCGACACGCGCACGGTCTCGTACATCGCCGATTATTTCATCATCGCCACGGCGGATAACGAACGCCAGATGAAAGCGATGAGCGATGATATCCAAAAGCAATTAAAGAAACTCAAGGTCTTACCGCTCGGCGTCGAAGGCACGCCGGATTCGGGTTGGATTCTGCTCGATTACAACGGCGTGATCGTGCATTTGTTCAGTCCTGCCCTGCGCGATTATTATCAGCTCGAACAAGTCTGGGAAAAAGCGCCGACGGTTGTGCGAATGCGCTAG
- a CDS encoding histone deacetylase, translating into MTTAFLYSPIFLEHAEEGHPESPERLTATMRVLKESGLLERLTALEPVPATDAQLEAAHTREHVARVKQLVARGGGHFDPDTYANARSLDAARLAAGAVVRGVDAVMQREVDNAFALARPPGHHATRQRAMGFCLFNNVAVAAQHALDAFGLERVLIVDYDVHHGNGTQDIFYNTPRVLYFSTHQYPHYPGTGDWDEIGAGDGTGFTVNVPLPAGVGDEGYQRVFDDLLAPLAERYHPQLILASVGFDAHWRDPLAMQGLSLAGYASLARTLILLARDLCDGRIVFALEGGYDLDVIAHGVASTFRALLGDADIPDPIGASRRGERDITELVEHLKGAHRLV; encoded by the coding sequence ATGACGACCGCTTTTCTTTATTCGCCGATTTTTCTCGAACACGCCGAGGAAGGGCATCCCGAATCGCCGGAGCGCCTCACCGCGACGATGCGCGTGTTGAAAGAATCCGGTTTGCTCGAACGTCTCACCGCGCTCGAACCGGTTCCCGCAACCGACGCGCAACTCGAAGCGGCGCACACGCGCGAACACGTCGCGCGCGTCAAGCAACTCGTCGCGCGCGGCGGCGGACATTTCGACCCGGACACGTACGCCAACGCGCGTTCGCTCGATGCGGCGCGGCTGGCGGCTGGCGCGGTCGTGCGCGGCGTAGACGCGGTAATGCAGCGCGAAGTAGACAACGCGTTCGCGCTCGCGCGACCGCCGGGACATCACGCCACGCGCCAACGCGCGATGGGTTTTTGTCTGTTCAATAATGTTGCCGTCGCCGCGCAACACGCGCTCGACGCGTTCGGTTTGGAACGCGTGCTGATCGTGGATTACGACGTGCATCATGGCAACGGGACCCAGGATATTTTTTACAACACGCCGCGCGTCCTGTACTTTTCGACGCACCAATATCCGCACTATCCCGGCACCGGCGATTGGGATGAAATCGGCGCAGGCGATGGAACCGGCTTCACGGTCAATGTGCCATTGCCGGCCGGCGTCGGCGACGAAGGTTATCAACGCGTCTTTGACGATTTGCTCGCGCCGCTGGCTGAACGGTACCACCCGCAGTTGATTCTCGCGTCCGTCGGGTTCGACGCGCACTGGCGCGATCCGCTCGCGATGCAAGGGCTGTCGCTCGCCGGGTACGCGTCGCTCGCGCGCACGCTCATCCTGCTCGCGCGCGATCTGTGCGATGGGCGCATCGTGTTCGCGCTCGAAGGCGGGTACGATCTCGACGTGATCGCGCACGGCGTCGCGTCCACGTTTCGTGCGCTGCTCGGCGACGCGGACATTCCTGATCCGATTGGCGCGTCGCGCCGAGGCGAACGCGACATTACCGAATTGGTCGAGCATCTCAAGGGCGCGCATCGGCTCGTGTAA
- a CDS encoding corrinoid protein — protein sequence MSRLESIRTAVIEGDANQTRTDVTRGLAEGISAADILNKALVSAMSEVGKRFEEGEYFVPEMLISARAMKEGLAILKPKLAAAAVEPAGKIAIGTVKGDLHDIGKNLVAMLMEGAGFKVFDLGVDVSPEKFSQAATNDIQVIAMSALLTTTMPMMQQTIQHLNKMGVRNRVHVIVGGASVTEAFAQSIGADAFAPDASTAARKALALVKKQSLFCVR from the coding sequence GTGTCAAGGCTTGAATCAATCCGGACAGCAGTTATCGAAGGCGATGCGAATCAAACGCGAACCGATGTAACTCGAGGTTTAGCCGAGGGAATCAGCGCTGCCGACATTTTGAACAAGGCGCTTGTTTCCGCAATGTCCGAAGTCGGAAAACGTTTTGAAGAAGGTGAGTATTTTGTGCCTGAAATGCTGATCTCGGCGCGTGCTATGAAAGAAGGCTTGGCAATTCTCAAGCCGAAACTTGCCGCGGCAGCCGTTGAACCGGCTGGCAAAATTGCGATTGGCACCGTTAAAGGTGATCTGCACGACATTGGCAAAAATCTCGTCGCGATGTTGATGGAAGGGGCTGGGTTCAAAGTCTTCGATTTGGGCGTAGATGTCTCACCAGAAAAATTTAGCCAAGCCGCCACAAATGATATTCAGGTCATTGCGATGTCTGCCTTGCTCACCACGACGATGCCGATGATGCAACAAACCATTCAGCATTTGAATAAAATGGGTGTGCGTAATCGTGTGCATGTTATTGTCGGTGGCGCGTCGGTGACCGAAGCGTTTGCACAATCCATCGGCGCTGATGCCTTTGCGCCTGACGCAAGCACCGCCGCACGCAAAGCGCTCGCACTTGTCAAAAAGCAATCTTTGTTTTGTGTTCGATGA
- a CDS encoding ISAs1 family transposase, with amino-acid sequence MRGTIPAGHTRGVHLLAAFLPGEGWVMAQVEVGAKENEIPAAARVLKCLDLQGKIITGDALLAQRELSRQIGEAQGDYVWTVKANQPQLCQDLETLFAGESCTPGFSAATKDFRSAETVDKAHGRIELRTLTASQELKGYLDWPYAEQVFQLERRFGRVADGRVMHEVVYGITSLTAHEANAPRLLELVRGHWLIENRLHYRRDQTMREDWYHVRLGTAPQAMAVINNLVLGLLDKQSFRSVPEARRYYAAHLDQALSLLVQSPC; translated from the coding sequence TTGCGCGGCACCATCCCCGCAGGACACACGCGCGGCGTTCATCTCTTGGCGGCGTTCTTGCCGGGCGAAGGCTGGGTGATGGCGCAAGTCGAGGTGGGCGCGAAAGAAAACGAAATTCCCGCCGCCGCGCGCGTCTTAAAATGCCTGGATTTACAGGGTAAAATCATCACCGGCGATGCTCTGCTTGCCCAACGCGAGTTATCGCGCCAGATTGGTGAGGCGCAGGGCGACTACGTTTGGACGGTGAAAGCCAATCAACCGCAACTGTGTCAGGATCTGGAAACGCTGTTTGCCGGCGAATCCTGCACCCCGGGCTTTAGTGCGGCGACGAAAGATTTTCGCTCGGCGGAAACGGTGGACAAGGCGCACGGACGGATTGAGCTGCGCACCCTCACGGCGAGTCAGGAATTAAAGGGCTATCTCGACTGGCCCTATGCCGAACAAGTCTTTCAACTCGAACGTCGTTTTGGGCGTGTGGCGGACGGGCGCGTGATGCATGAAGTCGTCTATGGGATCACCAGCCTGACCGCCCACGAAGCGAATGCCCCACGCTTACTCGAGCTTGTGCGGGGGCATTGGTTGATTGAGAACCGGTTGCATTATCGCCGCGATCAAACGATGCGCGAAGATTGGTATCACGTGCGCTTGGGAACGGCACCGCAGGCAATGGCCGTGATTAACAATCTGGTCTTGGGCTTGCTAGACAAGCAATCTTTTCGGAGTGTGCCAGAAGCGCGGCGTTACTATGCGGCTCACCTTGATCAAGCTTTGAGTCTGCTCGTGCAATCGCCGTGCTGA
- a CDS encoding SWIM zinc finger family protein yields MDSSMYGKIEKAKRYAAEADRRVVFTKFEVKLEGDNNTYTVAFDLGRWSCGCRYFATHGLCSHTMAMERVLGSKIPPSPEAVATVVGVTNN; encoded by the coding sequence ATGGATTCGAGTATGTACGGTAAGATCGAAAAGGCAAAGCGGTACGCCGCCGAAGCGGATCGCCGCGTCGTCTTTACCAAGTTCGAAGTGAAACTCGAAGGGGACAACAACACGTACACCGTGGCTTTTGATTTGGGTCGTTGGTCGTGCGGATGCCGCTACTTTGCGACGCACGGCTTGTGCAGTCACACGATGGCGATGGAACGCGTATTAGGCAGCAAGATTCCACCTTCGCCCGAAGCGGTTGCAACGGTGGTGGGTGTAACGAACAACTGA
- a CDS encoding XTP/dITP diphosphatase translates to MKLLIATHNRGKLREYQEIFAGLPYELVTLDDVGIQDDVEETGATFAENAHLKATAYARASGLLTLADDSGLEVDALGGEPGIRSKRYAGDDASDAARVVFLLDKLRDVPRAQRAARFRCVIVLASPRGDTRECAGACEGEIAFAPRGANGFGYDPVFLFSERGLTMAELSSAEKNRISHRARAAEHARELLKHFGE, encoded by the coding sequence ATGAAATTGTTGATTGCGACGCACAATCGCGGCAAACTGCGCGAGTATCAGGAAATCTTCGCGGGATTGCCCTACGAACTCGTCACGCTTGACGATGTTGGCATTCAAGACGATGTGGAAGAGACCGGCGCGACCTTTGCGGAGAACGCGCACCTCAAGGCGACCGCGTACGCGCGCGCAAGCGGTTTGCTCACCCTCGCGGATGATTCCGGGTTAGAAGTGGACGCGCTCGGCGGCGAGCCAGGCATCCGCTCGAAACGGTACGCCGGCGACGATGCGAGCGACGCGGCGCGCGTCGTCTTCTTACTCGACAAACTGCGCGACGTGCCGCGCGCACAACGCGCCGCGCGTTTCCGGTGTGTCATCGTCCTCGCGTCGCCGCGCGGCGACACGCGCGAATGCGCCGGCGCGTGCGAAGGCGAAATTGCGTTCGCGCCGCGCGGCGCGAACGGGTTTGGGTACGATCCCGTGTTCCTGTTTTCCGAACGCGGGTTGACGATGGCGGAATTGTCGAGCGCAGAAAAAAATCGCATCAGCCATCGCGCCCGCGCGGCGGAACACGCGCGCGAACTGCTCAAACATTTTGGCGAATAA
- a CDS encoding tetratricopeptide repeat protein, whose protein sequence is MEDRVTLTAYADEIRELIHHDRNTEAIALCRHILRFYPKCVDTIRQVAEACLEQHEYDAAQDLFRRVLSADPENAVAYVGLASIFEERQLMDEAVWHMERAFELSPAHPEIHKELLRLHTLNSRKTRARLKMTPGALARLYAYQGLLAQATQELRAIVAGDPTRLDTRTALVEMLWRTGRIHEAAQVAQDLLGPLPYCLKANLILGTAWKESGLPESEAYLQRAQQLDPTNRVAANLLGARSPLLPVEPTVPRYVEGAPAPVVTITPVAAPTPFDLTVPVEETPFAPEPEVVSVFDQAPAPTPTVEMPAESATDVEIGPSAKPELPITALPPWLRGEGVPSTAETSEMPPVKPAVAEEGTALPQWISQAPDATAREPEEILPPTWRDTLATPAEETAPTDTTFDWLNVLRQKQIVEEPAPEEPEPPAIFVAQPPAEIPAELAHAESVEPESELPSIFAEQPSDEIPAQPTRAETAEPEFELPAIFAEQPSDEIPAQPTRAETAEPEFELPAIFAGQPGDEIPAQPTRAETAEPEFELPSIFAEQPGEEIPAQPTRAETAEPEFELPAIFAGQPGEEIPAQPTRAETAEPEFELPSIFAEQPGEETTEPEVPSIFADQPRAETAEPEFELPSIFAERPGEEIPVEPARAGTAEPEFELPAIFAEQPRPEIPAEPVSAARERRAALPPEPKVRKQPKGYSHLILAREHRDDSRWNDALVEYDWVIQHAPRFIAEVIVDVESLVRRAGVPLEAHRVLGDAYTRAGRLNDALERYRYLRERLEASEA, encoded by the coding sequence GTGGAAGATCGAGTAACCCTCACCGCGTACGCGGATGAAATCCGCGAATTGATCCACCACGACCGCAATACCGAAGCGATTGCGCTCTGTCGGCACATTTTGCGCTTTTACCCAAAGTGCGTTGACACCATCCGCCAGGTTGCGGAAGCGTGTTTGGAACAGCACGAATACGACGCCGCGCAGGATTTGTTTCGTCGCGTGCTCAGCGCGGACCCGGAAAATGCCGTCGCGTATGTCGGGCTGGCTTCGATTTTTGAAGAACGCCAACTGATGGATGAAGCGGTGTGGCACATGGAGCGCGCGTTCGAACTTTCGCCGGCGCATCCGGAAATTCACAAAGAACTGTTGCGTTTACACACGCTCAACTCGCGTAAAACGCGCGCGCGCTTGAAAATGACGCCCGGCGCGCTCGCGCGGTTGTACGCGTATCAGGGCTTGCTCGCGCAAGCGACCCAGGAATTGCGCGCAATTGTCGCGGGCGATCCCACGCGCCTCGACACGCGCACCGCGCTCGTCGAAATGTTGTGGCGCACGGGACGCATCCACGAAGCCGCGCAGGTCGCGCAAGATTTGCTTGGACCGCTGCCGTACTGCCTCAAGGCGAATTTGATTTTGGGCACTGCCTGGAAAGAGAGCGGCTTGCCGGAAAGCGAAGCGTACTTGCAACGCGCGCAACAACTCGACCCGACCAATCGCGTCGCGGCGAATCTACTCGGCGCGCGTTCACCGCTTTTGCCCGTCGAGCCGACCGTTCCGCGCTATGTCGAAGGCGCGCCAGCACCGGTCGTGACCATAACGCCAGTGGCGGCGCCAACGCCGTTTGACCTAACCGTGCCAGTGGAAGAAACTCCGTTCGCGCCAGAGCCGGAGGTCGTATCCGTTTTCGATCAAGCGCCCGCGCCAACACCGACCGTCGAAATGCCGGCGGAATCGGCAACGGATGTTGAAATCGGTCCGTCTGCCAAACCGGAATTGCCGATCACGGCTTTGCCGCCGTGGTTGCGCGGCGAGGGTGTTCCGAGCACCGCCGAGACCTCGGAGATGCCGCCAGTCAAACCGGCGGTCGCGGAAGAAGGCACAGCATTGCCACAATGGATCAGCCAAGCGCCCGATGCAACCGCGCGCGAACCGGAAGAGATCCTGCCGCCCACTTGGCGCGACACGCTGGCGACGCCGGCGGAGGAGACCGCGCCAACGGATACCACGTTCGATTGGCTCAACGTGTTGCGCCAAAAACAAATTGTAGAAGAACCCGCGCCCGAGGAACCGGAACCGCCGGCGATTTTCGTCGCGCAACCACCCGCAGAAATTCCGGCAGAACTCGCGCACGCGGAATCTGTTGAACCCGAATCCGAACTACCGTCAATTTTCGCCGAGCAACCCAGCGACGAAATTCCGGCGCAACCCACGCGCGCGGAAACTGCCGAACCCGAATTCGAATTGCCGGCGATTTTTGCCGAGCAACCCAGCGACGAAATTCCGGCGCAACCCACGCGCGCGGAAACTGCCGAACCCGAATTCGAATTGCCGGCGATTTTCGCCGGGCAACCCGGCGACGAAATTCCGGCGCAACCCACGCGCGCGGAAACTGCCGAACCCGAATTCGAATTACCGTCAATTTTCGCCGAGCAACCCGGCGAAGAAATTCCGGCGCAACCCACGCGTGCGGAAACTGCCGAACCCGAATTCGAATTGCCGGCGATTTTCGCCGGGCAACCCGGCGAGGAAATTCCGGCGCAACCCACGCGTGCGGAAACTGCCGAACCCGAATTCGAATTGCCGTCAATTTTTGCCGAGCAACCCGGCGAAGAAACCACCGAACCCGAAGTGCCGTCCATTTTCGCGGATCAACCGCGCGCAGAAACTGCCGAACCCGAATTCGAATTGCCGTCAATTTTTGCCGAGCGCCCAGGCGAGGAAATTCCGGTTGAGCCCGCGCGCGCCGGAACTGCCGAACCGGAATTCGAACTACCGGCGATTTTCGCCGAACAACCGCGTCCAGAAATTCCGGCGGAACCGGTGTCTGCCGCGCGTGAACGCCGCGCGGCTCTCCCGCCCGAGCCAAAAGTACGGAAGCAACCCAAGGGTTATTCGCATCTCATCCTCGCGCGCGAACATCGCGACGACTCGCGCTGGAACGATGCGCTCGTCGAGTACGACTGGGTGATTCAACACGCGCCGCGTTTCATCGCCGAAGTCATCGTGGATGTCGAATCCTTGGTGCGCCGCGCGGGCGTCCCGCTCGAAGCGCATCGCGTTTTGGGCGATGCGTACACGCGCGCCGGGCGTCTCAACGACGCGCTGGAACGCTATCGCTATTTGCGCGAACGACTCGAAGCGAGCGAAGCGTGA
- the ndk gene encoding nucleoside-diphosphate kinase has translation MQQTLVIVKPDGVQRALVGKILARFEERGMKIVALKMLQVSRALAEQHYAVHKGKFFYDGLVGYITSSPVVVMVLEGHEAIGAVRAMVGATRPWEAAAGTIRGDYAMMGLRNLIHASDAPETAANEIALWFKPEELSAYTREVDRWVNE, from the coding sequence TTGCAACAAACATTGGTGATCGTCAAGCCGGACGGGGTGCAACGCGCGCTCGTCGGGAAAATTCTCGCGCGGTTCGAGGAACGCGGGATGAAGATCGTCGCGCTGAAAATGCTCCAGGTCAGCCGCGCGCTCGCGGAACAACATTACGCCGTGCACAAGGGGAAATTTTTTTACGATGGGTTGGTCGGTTACATTACGTCCAGCCCGGTCGTCGTGATGGTGCTCGAAGGGCACGAGGCGATTGGCGCAGTCCGCGCGATGGTTGGCGCGACGCGACCCTGGGAAGCCGCCGCCGGCACGATCCGCGGTGATTACGCAATGATGGGATTACGCAATCTCATCCACGCGTCCGATGCGCCGGAAACCGCGGCGAACGAAATCGCGCTGTGGTTCAAGCCCGAGGAATTGAGCGCGTACACGCGCGAGGTGGATCGCTGGGTGAATGAGTAA
- a CDS encoding glycosyltransferase — protein sequence MAGIFYWVYLIAAIFLGIYGLNLILSVGLFWRKRNNKTTTPTLFVMPRVTVQLPIFNELYVVERLIDAAALLDWRRDRLQIQVLDDSDDETTAIAQARVEYHRRRGVDIALIRRADRSGFKAGALSEGLKYATGEFIAIFDADFVPPTDFLKKTIPHFLARPELGMTQTRWGHLNHDYSALTRAQAIALDGHFVVEQVARSRNGLFFNFNGTAGVWRRACIDDAGGWHGDTLSEDLDLSYRAQLRGWQFLFLPDVISPAELPPQIHAYKRQQFRWAKGSTQCLVKLGPRILTAPGVPWFKRIVGLLHLSGYLMNPLLIVMLIMLVPLLAWRVQFADVMMLFSFAMLGPVTIYGMSQRALYPDWISRMRYFSVLLLLGTGLALNNSIAVIEALTRRGNTFRRTPKFRVEADGDSWTEKRYALTLGWETIGEWALAVYALVGAAIAWHQHAYWTLPYLLLYAASFGFTGALSVWHARPARQREVELAAAN from the coding sequence GTGGCAGGAATTTTTTATTGGGTTTATTTGATTGCCGCGATTTTTCTTGGCATCTATGGTTTGAATCTCATTCTATCGGTTGGTTTGTTTTGGCGTAAACGCAACAACAAGACCACGACGCCGACATTGTTCGTGATGCCGCGCGTGACGGTGCAATTGCCGATCTTTAACGAGCTGTACGTCGTCGAACGATTGATTGACGCGGCGGCACTGCTCGATTGGCGGCGCGACCGGTTGCAAATCCAGGTGCTCGACGATTCGGACGATGAGACGACCGCGATCGCGCAAGCGCGTGTCGAGTACCATCGCCGGCGCGGCGTGGACATTGCGCTGATTCGCCGCGCGGACCGCAGCGGGTTCAAAGCCGGCGCGCTGTCCGAAGGATTAAAGTACGCGACCGGCGAATTTATCGCGATCTTTGACGCGGACTTTGTGCCGCCGACCGATTTTCTCAAAAAGACGATTCCGCATTTTCTCGCGCGCCCCGAGCTGGGGATGACGCAAACGCGGTGGGGACATCTCAATCACGATTACTCGGCGTTGACCCGCGCGCAAGCGATCGCGCTCGATGGACATTTCGTCGTCGAGCAGGTCGCGCGCTCGCGCAATGGCTTGTTCTTTAACTTTAACGGCACCGCCGGCGTGTGGCGGCGCGCGTGTATTGACGATGCGGGCGGCTGGCACGGCGATACGTTGAGCGAAGACCTGGACTTGTCGTACCGCGCGCAACTGCGCGGCTGGCAATTCTTGTTTTTGCCGGACGTGATCTCGCCTGCCGAGTTGCCGCCGCAGATTCACGCGTACAAGCGTCAACAATTTCGCTGGGCAAAGGGTTCAACCCAATGTCTCGTCAAACTGGGACCGCGCATTCTCACCGCACCGGGCGTGCCCTGGTTCAAACGCATCGTCGGTTTGCTTCATCTGTCCGGCTATCTAATGAATCCCTTGCTGATCGTCATGCTGATTATGCTTGTGCCGCTTCTCGCGTGGCGCGTTCAGTTCGCCGACGTGATGATGCTGTTCAGTTTCGCAATGCTGGGTCCGGTGACGATCTACGGCATGTCGCAACGCGCGTTGTATCCCGATTGGATCTCGCGGATGCGCTATTTCAGCGTGCTGCTGCTACTGGGTACCGGGCTGGCGCTCAACAATTCTATCGCCGTGATCGAGGCGCTCACGCGGCGCGGCAACACGTTTCGCCGCACGCCGAAATTCCGCGTCGAAGCGGACGGCGATTCGTGGACGGAAAAACGGTACGCGTTGACATTGGGCTGGGAAACGATTGGCGAGTGGGCGCTTGCCGTGTACGCGCTGGTCGGCGCGGCGATTGCGTGGCATCAGCACGCGTACTGGACGTTGCCGTACTTGTTGTTGTACGCGGCGAGTTTCGGTTTTACCGGCGCGTTGAGCGTGTGGCACGCGCGTCCGGCGCGGCAACGTGAGGTCGAACTGGCGGCAGCGAATTAG
- a CDS encoding recombinase family protein — MLDPDDEDGGALRAIRHAMMTNGLNYCPYYSETNRSDGKSLILHPIESIAVHLSFDWHQAGKYCDGLIAEKLNGYVVTLPDGTTRHFRTKRLQPRGGPQQFTRDSVRELLMRVFYTGRVPYFGTTEHGTKSKRYNPTLLQDGSHPSLVTTEVFERCQEIRKRMHRKPHSLTTRTRTLFPVTSKLFCGECGSHLIRASLHGIGLGNQGAMSFPKTNMWLLSGFNLPAARRLPR; from the coding sequence TTGCTCGATCCTGACGATGAGGATGGAGGTGCACTCAGAGCGATCCGCCATGCAATGATGACCAATGGATTGAACTACTGTCCATATTACTCCGAAACCAATCGTAGTGATGGAAAATCTCTGATCCTTCATCCTATTGAAAGCATTGCAGTCCACCTTTCCTTCGATTGGCATCAAGCAGGAAAATATTGCGACGGGCTTATCGCCGAAAAGTTGAACGGCTATGTCGTGACGCTACCCGACGGAACCACGCGACACTTTCGGACCAAACGCTTGCAACCACGAGGTGGACCACAACAGTTCACGCGCGACAGTGTTCGCGAACTGCTGATGCGCGTCTTCTACACTGGACGCGTTCCGTACTTTGGCACAACCGAACACGGTACCAAGTCGAAACGATACAACCCGACCTTGTTGCAAGACGGTAGCCACCCGTCCTTGGTCACGACCGAAGTGTTTGAGCGCTGTCAGGAAATTCGCAAGCGGATGCATCGAAAACCACATTCTTTGACTACCAGAACCCGAACGCTTTTTCCTGTGACCAGTAAATTGTTTTGCGGCGAATGTGGTAGTCATCTCATTCGAGCATCCTTACATGGCATTGGCTTGGGCAACCAAGGAGCAATGTCATTCCCGAAAACAAACATGTGGTTATTGAGTGGGTTTAATTTGCCAGCCGCGCGCCGATTGCCCCGGTAG